In a genomic window of Erigeron canadensis isolate Cc75 chromosome 5, C_canadensis_v1, whole genome shotgun sequence:
- the LOC122599967 gene encoding long chain acyl-CoA synthetase 6, peroxisomal-like produces MESASQRRLHVIQNHFLAISSSSAGDTTLTLNQTANEFFLEQGYSIVLPEKLQTGKWNVYRSILSPLKLVSRFHDHPDIATLHDNFVHAAETYGDNKYLGTRVGVDGIAAQYKWMTYREAGIARLEVGSGLVHYGIPKGSCVGIYFNNRPEWLIMDHACSAYSYISVPLYDTLGPDAVKFIVNHASVQVIFCVSDTLKNLLSFLSETPSVHLIVVVGSNDAQLASIPQQTNVEIITYTKLQSVGHNHSKPFVPPKSEDIATICYTSGTTGNPKGVVLSHGNLIANLAGESLRIILNPSDIYISYLPLAHVYERSTQIMLAYFGVRVGFYQGDPTKLMDDMVTLRPTVFFSVPRVLNRLYASIINAVKSSGGLRQRLFNTAYNAKKQAILNGENSSTMWDHLVFNKIKGMLGGRVRYIVSAASPLSPDVLGYLKVCFGCVFIEAYGMTENSCAISLMDEGDNLYGQLGSPSPACEIKLVDVPAMDYTSEDQPYPRGEICVRGPTVFQGYYKDEAQTREIIDEDGWLYTGDIGTWLPKGRLKIIDRKKNIFKLAQGEYVAPEKIENVYVNCKFIFQCCVFGDSLKSSLVAVVVVNQDVLKAWAAVEDIKYEDLKQLCNDPRTRAAVLADMTLVSKKAQLRGFECVKAVTLLVEPFTIENGLVTPTFKVKRPQAKAYFSKAIADMYTEISESS; encoded by the exons AGCAAGGTTACAGTATTGTTCTTCCTGAAAAATTACAGACAGGAAAGTGGAATGTTTACAG ATCCATTTTATCACCGTTAAAGCTTGTGAGTAGATTTCATGATCATCCTGATATAGCTACGTTACATGATAACTTTGT GCATGCTGCAGAGACTTATGGTGATAACAAATATCTTGGAACTAGAGTTGGAGTAGATGGAATAGCTGCACA GTACAAATGGATGACTTACAGGGAAGCAGGTATTGCTCGCTTGGAAGTTGGTTCGGGTTTAGTGCATTATGGAATACCCAAG GGTTCCTGTGTGGGAATATATTTTAACAACAGACCAGAGTGGCTGATAATGGACCATGCTTGCTCTGCATATTCGTACATATCGGTTCCTCTATATGATACTCTTG GTCCAGATGCTGTGAAGTTTATTGTAAATCATGCATCTGTGCAAGTTATCTTTTGTGTGTCCGATACATTAAAAAAT TTGCTGAGCTTCTTGTCAGAAACTCCTTCTGTGCATTTGATAGTG GTGGTCGGATCAAACGATGCTCAACTGGCATCTATTCCGCAGCAAACTAACGTTGAGATCATAACGTATACAAAACTGCAAAGTGTG GGTCACAATCACTCAAAACCATTTGTTCCACCAAAATCAGAGGATATAGCTACCATATGCTATACAAGTGGAACAACTGGGAATCCTAAG GGCGTTGTGCTTTCCCATGGAAACTTAATTGCAAATCTTGCTGGTGAAAGTCTTCGAATCATTCTCAACCCTTCAGATAT TTACATATCATATCTTCCTTTGGCTCATGTATATGAACGATCTACCCAAATCATGCTGGCTTATTTTGGAGTCAGAGTTGGATTTTATCAGGGT GATCCTACGAAATTAATGGATGATATGGTAACTCTTAGACCCACTGTGTTCTTTAGTGTACCTCGAGTGCTTAATAGACTGTATGCGAG CATTATAAATGCTGTAAAATCATCTGGTGGTCTAAGGCAGCGATTATTCAATACTGCCTACAATGCTAAGAAACAGGCAATATTGAATG GAGAGAATTCATCTACGATGTGGGATCATTTGGtcttcaataaaataaaaggaatgCTTGGGGGGCGAGTTCGCTATATAGTATCTGCTGCCTCGCCATTGTCTCCTGATGTTCTAGGATATCTAAAAGT GTGCTTCGGTTGTGTATTTATAGAAGCTTATGGAATGACCGAGAATTCTTGTGCCATAAGCTTGATGGATGAAGGTGACAACTTATATGGCCAGTTGGGGTCTCCAAGTCCTGCATGTG AGATTAAGTTAGTAGATGTTCCCGCAATGGACTATACGTCCGAAGATCAACCTTATCCGCGTGGTGAGATTTGTGTAAGAGGGCCAACTGTGTTCCAAGGCTACTATAAAGATGAAGCACAAAC GAGGGAAATAATCGATGAAGATGGATGGCTCTATACAGGGGATATTGGGACATGGTTGCCTAAAGGTCGCTTAAAGATTATTGATAG GAAGAAAAACATTTTCAAATTGGCACAAGGAGAATATGTAGCCCCTGAGAAAATTGAGAACGTATATGTCAATTGCAAGTTTATTTTTCAGTGTTGTGTGTTTG GCGATAGCCTGAAGTCCTCATTGGTTGCTGTTGTCGTGGTGAACCAAGATGTACTCAAAGCATGGGCTGCAGTAGAAGACATAAAG TATGAAGATTTAAAACAGCTTTGCAATGATCCTAGAACAAGGGCAGCTGTCCTGGCTGACATGACTCTCGTCTCAAAGAAAGCTCAG CTAAGAGGTTTCGAATGTGTAAAAGCTGTGACCTTGCTGGTTGAACCTTTTACTATAGAGAATGGTCTGGTCACTCCAACATTTAAG GTCAAGAGACCTCAAGCAAAGGCATACTTCTCCAAAGCAATAGCTGACATGTATACAGAAATATCAGAGTCTTCATAA